One Endozoicomonas gorgoniicola DNA window includes the following coding sequences:
- a CDS encoding type II toxin-antitoxin system HicB family antitoxin, whose protein sequence is MNMMKHRGYIARVEYDSEDRIFVGHLAGINDIVGFHGSSVDGLEAAFKEAVNEYIAISEKTGRPVQRPYSGNLMLRVTPEVHAAAATAAEAKGKSLNQWASEVLGNASQI, encoded by the coding sequence ATGAATATGATGAAACATAGAGGCTACATAGCCAGAGTTGAATACGACAGCGAAGACCGTATCTTTGTAGGTCATTTGGCTGGTATAAACGATATAGTTGGCTTTCATGGTTCTTCCGTTGATGGGCTTGAAGCTGCATTTAAAGAGGCAGTCAATGAATATATAGCCATCAGTGAGAAAACAGGCCGTCCAGTACAAAGACCCTATTCTGGGAATCTTATGCTTCGGGTAACACCAGAAGTTCACGCTGCTGCTGCCACTGCTGCCGAAGCTAAAGGTAAAAGTCTAAACCAATGGGCTTCTGAAGTCCTCGGTAATGCCTCTCAAATCTAA
- a CDS encoding type II toxin-antitoxin system HicA family toxin translates to MIAHLAIIFSMNSTNRKTLNAIFSEPVNGNIEWRKVEALFLSLGAKRTTKGGSSVSFVLNDVRADFHRPHPDKASLRYRIKDARRFLEQAGITP, encoded by the coding sequence ATGATTGCACATTTAGCTATCATTTTCTCTATGAATAGCACAAACAGAAAAACACTAAATGCCATATTCTCCGAGCCGGTTAATGGCAATATTGAATGGCGCAAAGTCGAGGCGTTATTTCTGTCATTAGGGGCTAAACGTACAACTAAAGGAGGTTCTTCGGTTAGTTTCGTACTCAATGATGTTCGAGCTGACTTCCATAGACCACACCCAGATAAAGCTTCGCTTAGGTATCGCATCAAGGATGCTCGACGCTTTCTGGAACAAGCGGGGATCACACCATGA
- a CDS encoding tyrosine-type recombinase/integrase: protein MKQAEQEAMKGTLKDLCDSYVANMWRQKKKSARQVETCLARYVLKPFPTLAATKAAEITAGDIVSILKRMIENGITTTSNRVRSYLHTAFEYGIRSDNDPLHQVEQAQYFLLDHNPVSAVPRQPSFERVRERYLDHSEIKALWFDFGKAMTRRSPVYGLMIRFMFATAGNRPEQLSHCRWSDIDFNKRIFSFIDSKGKDGKPKKRVMPLTNRAVKILEQAKMFSGSSDWVFSVSNDKPIRVSTLANRLEDYCDYLESDKKRPEQAERFTAKDIRRTVTNLLIECGIPREQRFLLQSREDGSVESKHYDQSDRLAEKRVAIEKYDALLEAILYP from the coding sequence GTGAAACAGGCAGAGCAGGAGGCTATGAAGGGGACTTTAAAAGACCTTTGTGACTCCTATGTCGCTAATATGTGGCGACAAAAAAAGAAGTCTGCACGTCAGGTTGAAACATGTTTAGCAAGATATGTCCTGAAGCCTTTTCCAACACTGGCAGCTACAAAAGCAGCTGAAATTACAGCTGGTGATATCGTTAGTATCTTAAAACGTATGATTGAAAATGGCATAACCACTACATCGAACCGTGTTCGAAGCTATCTTCACACTGCGTTTGAGTACGGCATAAGGTCTGATAATGACCCGCTTCACCAAGTTGAGCAGGCGCAATACTTTTTGCTGGATCATAACCCTGTGTCAGCAGTCCCAAGACAGCCAAGTTTTGAGCGGGTGCGGGAACGCTATCTGGATCATTCTGAAATCAAAGCTTTGTGGTTTGATTTTGGCAAAGCCATGACTCGGCGAAGTCCTGTTTATGGTCTGATGATTCGCTTTATGTTTGCGACAGCAGGCAACCGACCTGAACAGCTGAGTCACTGCCGCTGGAGCGACATAGATTTCAATAAACGAATATTCTCGTTTATTGACAGTAAAGGTAAAGATGGCAAACCCAAAAAAAGGGTTATGCCGCTTACCAATAGAGCAGTCAAAATTTTAGAACAGGCCAAAATGTTTTCAGGCAGTTCTGATTGGGTTTTCAGCGTCAGTAATGATAAGCCAATAAGAGTTTCGACGCTTGCAAACAGGCTTGAAGATTACTGTGACTATCTTGAGTCAGATAAAAAAAGACCAGAGCAAGCAGAAAGGTTTACTGCCAAGGATATACGGAGAACTGTCACCAATTTGCTTATAGAATGCGGCATACCAAGAGAGCAACGCTTCCTGTTACAAAGTAGGGAAGATGGTAGTGTTGAGAGCAAACACTACGATCAGAGTGATCGTCTTGCTGAAAAACGTGTGGCAATTGAAAAATATGATGCGTTACTGGAAGCGATTCTTTACCCATAG
- a CDS encoding recombinase family protein: MIKQYVIYRRVSTRKQGESGLGLEAQDRDIDLYLQNYESSEFEVLNTFVDVESGSLTDRPQLIKAMNLARQSGATLLVSKLDRLSRRVSFIASLLEDPKIRLKVACMPHADKFQLHIYAALAEQERDFISARTKAALAQAKARGTKLGGLRDSTGERNKIICQQAQERADRLEHIVMPLVQQKKTTRQIADALNAAGVQTARGGQWQSGQVSRLIGRLRKK, encoded by the coding sequence ATGATAAAGCAGTACGTTATTTACCGGCGGGTTTCTACCAGAAAGCAGGGTGAGTCCGGTCTTGGCCTTGAAGCCCAGGATCGGGATATTGACCTGTACCTCCAGAATTATGAATCGTCAGAGTTTGAGGTTCTGAATACCTTTGTAGACGTTGAAAGCGGTTCATTGACTGACCGGCCACAGCTGATCAAGGCTATGAATCTTGCACGGCAATCTGGCGCAACCCTCCTCGTTTCCAAACTTGACCGACTTAGCCGTAGGGTGTCGTTCATCGCTTCATTACTGGAAGACCCCAAAATCAGACTGAAGGTGGCCTGTATGCCCCATGCAGACAAATTTCAGTTACACATCTATGCGGCCCTGGCTGAACAGGAAAGAGATTTTATCTCGGCCAGAACTAAAGCTGCACTTGCTCAGGCTAAAGCCAGAGGAACTAAGCTGGGCGGTCTGCGGGATAGTACTGGCGAGAGAAACAAGATTATCTGCCAGCAGGCCCAGGAGCGAGCCGACAGGCTGGAACACATCGTTATGCCCTTGGTTCAACAAAAGAAAACGACCCGACAAATTGCGGACGCCCTTAATGCCGCTGGTGTTCAGACTGCGAGAGGTGGACAGTGGCAGAGTGGTCAGGTGTCGAGACTGATCGGGAGGTTGCGGAAAAAGTGA
- a CDS encoding terminase small subunit, with amino-acid sequence MNKKQERFVDEYMLDANATRAAKAAGYSEHSARNQGNRLMKNDDISHAIEERAEELKQLCGATAENKRDMLWRIAQFNQQVVNGMDGQPEMRNPRAAIQALAELNRMDGDYRKADAGGVTEVTFIQHFGPAPDDCPNE; translated from the coding sequence ATGAATAAAAAACAGGAACGGTTTGTTGATGAATACATGCTGGACGCCAACGCCACCCGTGCAGCAAAAGCTGCTGGCTACAGCGAGCATTCTGCACGCAATCAGGGGAACCGATTGATGAAGAATGATGACATCAGCCATGCCATCGAAGAACGAGCAGAAGAACTGAAACAGCTGTGTGGTGCCACTGCTGAGAACAAAAGGGATATGTTGTGGCGTATCGCCCAGTTCAATCAGCAAGTTGTTAATGGTATGGATGGCCAGCCAGAAATGAGAAACCCAAGAGCAGCTATTCAGGCACTGGCCGAGTTGAACCGTATGGATGGTGATTACCGAAAAGCCGATGCAGGTGGTGTAACAGAAGTCACATTTATCCAGCACTTTGGCCCTGCCCCGGATGATTGCCCTAATGAATAA
- a CDS encoding toprim domain-containing protein — translation MLFTDYCLRKMTDADLAPSKPIQLIADGGIHRYQVDGDRNGTLNGWYVLHDNSVLICGSWKTDQRLVVHNQDQAGFNVEDRATRKKKIAEAQAVSERKKRELHNRVARRVQKEWDNAEPADLLHPYLFSKQVPPYGIRQKGDALLIPLRDAKGKLWSLQYIKPDGSKWFAKGGRVTGLFHLLGSIDDRVYFAEGYATAATLHKHCGTTIAVAFNAGNLRNAARELLTLHTDVQLVFAADNDRHTKGNPGLTKAMGAAEALGGSVIWPDFPDGVEGTDYCDLLLNGGAVHG, via the coding sequence ATGTTGTTTACTGATTACTGCCTCCGCAAAATGACGGATGCCGATCTGGCTCCGTCAAAACCTATTCAGCTGATAGCGGATGGTGGCATTCATCGCTATCAGGTTGATGGGGATCGAAACGGCACACTAAATGGCTGGTATGTATTGCACGATAACTCAGTTCTGATTTGCGGCTCATGGAAGACCGACCAGCGTTTAGTTGTACACAACCAGGATCAGGCTGGTTTTAATGTCGAAGATCGAGCGACCAGAAAAAAGAAAATTGCTGAAGCCCAGGCGGTATCGGAAAGAAAAAAACGGGAGCTGCACAACAGGGTAGCCAGACGAGTTCAGAAAGAATGGGACAATGCCGAACCTGCTGATCTGCTGCACCCTTACCTGTTTTCAAAGCAAGTGCCACCGTATGGCATCAGGCAGAAAGGGGATGCACTGTTGATTCCCCTCCGGGACGCCAAAGGGAAACTCTGGAGCTTGCAGTATATAAAGCCAGACGGCAGCAAGTGGTTTGCCAAGGGAGGCAGGGTGACGGGACTTTTTCATCTTTTGGGCAGTATTGATGACCGGGTTTATTTTGCAGAAGGTTATGCGACGGCAGCCACCCTGCATAAACATTGCGGCACCACCATTGCTGTCGCTTTCAATGCGGGTAACTTGCGAAATGCGGCAAGGGAGCTGCTTACCCTGCATACGGATGTGCAGCTTGTGTTTGCTGCTGATAATGACCGCCATACTAAAGGCAACCCCGGCTTAACCAAGGCTATGGGTGCTGCTGAAGCCTTGGGAGGCAGTGTGATATGGCCTGACTTCCCTGATGGCGTTGAGGGCACCGATTATTGTGACCTGCTGCTGAACGGAGGGGCTGTTCATGGATAA
- a CDS encoding helix-turn-helix transcriptional regulator has protein sequence MEVKRHKTPEALNVTSLDHEQDSGKLLEADQKEIKLVRRQEVEDALGISRSTLYRLLAAENALPAPVTLPGGGVRWVWSEIMDWAQQRIKERGQA, from the coding sequence ATGGAAGTCAAGAGACACAAAACCCCTGAAGCCTTGAATGTAACCAGTCTTGATCACGAGCAAGATTCGGGCAAGCTACTTGAAGCTGACCAGAAAGAAATCAAACTGGTTCGTCGTCAGGAAGTAGAAGATGCATTAGGGATCAGCCGCTCAACCCTTTATCGTTTACTTGCTGCTGAAAATGCCCTGCCTGCTCCGGTAACGCTTCCGGGTGGTGGCGTCAGATGGGTTTGGTCTGAAATTATGGACTGGGCCCAGCAGCGCATTAAGGAGAGGGGGCAGGCATGA
- a CDS encoding type I restriction endonuclease subunit R, with translation MKRTTEDALVQQTTADFLLNDLGWDESIFAQTEVFGKEGTLGRESDKDVVLTRYLGQKLIELNPGLPDSAYRDALQEVVSVSSSTSMLAANQDKDRLHKEGVSVRFQDENGQRVQRRLRLFDFDNPDNNHFLVVREFWVRGSLYRRRADIVGFVNGLPLVFMELKNVHKELRAAYDENLSDYKDTVPHLFHHNAFIVLGNGIEAKMGSLTSRFEHFNNWKRLHEEEPGVVDMATLLKGTCGKANLMDVFENFILFDDSSGDLIKIVARNHQYLGVNEAVQAVTERKQREGRLGVFWHTQGSGKSYSIVFFSRKVHRKLGGNFTFLVVTDRDDLDTQIYTTFAGCGLVNHDKDPCQAQSGDDLQLLLGQQKNYVFTLVQKFNKKVTEPYSRRDDIIVITDEAHRTQYGTLSLNMRDALPGASFIGFTGTPLFKEDKITERVFGDYISTYDFQRAVEDGATVPLYYDARGEDLLFKDDDGTQHTVASPKGLNEKIAEKLEELDIDDVNVAQRLERALKRDYHIITATSRLDQIARDFVRHYANGWENGKAMMVCIDKVTCVRMHKLMVFYWQEHIREKEADLVNAKDQQDEIWRKRQIEWMKETLMAVVVSEEQGEVQKFKEWELDIIPHRKRMKEGFVLDDGQRLNMEDAFKKKDHPFRVAIVCAMWLTGFDVPTLSTLYLDKPLKAHTLMQAIARANRVAEGKSNGLIVDYCGILKSLRKALSTFAGRKDKGRDDDSDSGGDSDTDGIDPNHPDTELLDKLKEAITLVRNFLRQQGFEFDDLLTKTGFELNAAIDEAKEAVNENDKTRKQFEIMAREVLKLFRACINVKGVQQYRDERDIINTVYKRLKQDQAQADITHIIRELHGIVDEAIDTRSVRDGDDQSRLYDISKIDFDRLKREFEASPKKQTTVQSLKNAIDQRLHKLMMQNPLRTDFREHYEKLVDEYNQEKNRVVIEKTFEALIKLVSDLNREETRAVREGLNEETLALFDLLKKPDLSKKELGAIKKVARDLLATLKNKRLNVANWQEKESTRDAVRQQIYDFLYDENTGLPVDSYEVEDIGHLTDDVYQHVVRVYPVLPSPVYSAGVH, from the coding sequence ATGAAAAGGACGACCGAGGATGCCCTGGTTCAACAAACGACAGCCGACTTCCTTCTGAATGACCTGGGCTGGGATGAGTCGATTTTTGCCCAGACCGAAGTGTTCGGCAAAGAAGGCACCCTTGGTCGTGAATCTGATAAAGACGTGGTGCTGACCCGCTACCTTGGGCAGAAGCTGATAGAGCTGAACCCCGGCCTGCCGGACAGTGCCTATCGGGATGCCTTGCAGGAAGTGGTCAGTGTCAGCAGTTCCACCTCCATGCTGGCAGCGAACCAGGACAAGGACAGGCTGCACAAAGAAGGGGTGAGCGTCAGGTTTCAGGATGAGAACGGGCAACGGGTGCAAAGACGGCTGCGGCTGTTTGATTTTGATAACCCGGACAATAACCACTTTCTGGTGGTGCGGGAGTTCTGGGTGCGGGGGAGTTTATACCGTCGGCGGGCGGATATTGTCGGCTTTGTGAACGGCTTGCCGCTGGTGTTTATGGAGCTGAAGAATGTCCATAAAGAGTTGCGGGCGGCCTATGACGAAAACCTGTCGGACTACAAGGACACCGTGCCGCACCTGTTTCATCACAATGCCTTTATTGTGCTGGGTAATGGCATTGAAGCCAAAATGGGTTCCCTGACCAGCCGGTTCGAACACTTCAATAACTGGAAGCGACTCCATGAAGAAGAACCGGGTGTGGTGGATATGGCAACCCTGCTGAAAGGAACATGCGGCAAAGCCAACCTGATGGATGTGTTCGAGAACTTTATTCTGTTTGATGACAGCTCCGGCGACCTGATCAAGATCGTCGCCCGCAACCATCAATACCTTGGGGTGAATGAAGCGGTTCAGGCGGTAACGGAACGCAAGCAGCGTGAAGGCAGGCTGGGGGTGTTCTGGCATACCCAGGGGTCGGGCAAGTCCTATTCCATTGTCTTCTTTTCCCGCAAGGTGCATCGCAAGCTGGGGGGCAACTTCACCTTTCTGGTGGTGACTGACCGGGATGATCTGGATACGCAGATTTATACTACTTTTGCCGGTTGCGGGCTGGTCAACCACGATAAAGACCCCTGTCAGGCGCAAAGCGGTGATGACCTTCAGTTGTTGCTGGGGCAACAGAAGAACTATGTCTTTACGTTGGTGCAAAAGTTCAACAAGAAGGTGACTGAGCCGTATTCCAGACGTGATGACATTATTGTCATTACCGACGAGGCACACCGCACCCAGTACGGCACCCTGTCGCTGAATATGCGGGATGCGTTGCCCGGAGCCAGCTTTATTGGCTTTACGGGAACGCCATTGTTCAAAGAGGACAAAATCACTGAACGGGTGTTTGGTGATTACATCTCTACTTATGACTTTCAGCGGGCGGTAGAAGACGGAGCGACAGTGCCTCTCTATTACGATGCCCGTGGGGAAGACCTGCTGTTCAAAGATGACGACGGCACGCAACATACCGTCGCTTCCCCCAAAGGACTGAATGAGAAAATCGCTGAAAAGCTGGAAGAGCTGGATATTGATGACGTGAACGTGGCGCAGCGGCTGGAACGGGCGCTAAAGCGGGATTATCACATTATTACCGCCACCAGCCGTCTGGATCAGATCGCCAGGGATTTTGTCCGGCACTACGCCAACGGCTGGGAAAACGGCAAGGCGATGATGGTGTGTATTGATAAAGTCACCTGTGTGCGGATGCACAAGCTGATGGTGTTTTACTGGCAGGAGCATATCAGGGAGAAGGAAGCGGACCTTGTTAATGCAAAAGACCAGCAGGATGAAATCTGGCGCAAACGGCAAATCGAATGGATGAAAGAGACTCTGATGGCGGTGGTGGTCTCGGAAGAGCAGGGAGAGGTTCAGAAGTTTAAGGAATGGGAGCTGGACATCATCCCCCATCGCAAACGGATGAAGGAAGGCTTTGTTCTTGATGATGGTCAGCGACTTAACATGGAAGATGCCTTCAAGAAAAAGGATCACCCTTTCCGGGTCGCCATTGTCTGCGCCATGTGGCTGACGGGATTTGATGTGCCTACGCTGTCCACGCTCTATCTGGATAAACCCCTGAAAGCCCATACCCTGATGCAGGCCATCGCAAGGGCAAACCGGGTTGCGGAGGGCAAGAGCAACGGACTGATTGTGGACTACTGCGGTATTTTAAAGAGCCTGCGTAAGGCGTTGAGCACCTTTGCAGGCCGGAAGGACAAGGGGCGTGATGATGATTCGGATTCCGGCGGTGACTCGGATACCGATGGTATTGACCCTAACCACCCTGATACGGAGTTGCTGGATAAGCTGAAAGAAGCCATCACCCTGGTTCGTAACTTTCTGAGGCAGCAAGGGTTTGAGTTTGATGACCTGCTGACTAAAACAGGCTTTGAACTCAATGCCGCTATTGATGAAGCCAAAGAAGCGGTCAACGAGAATGACAAGACTCGCAAGCAGTTTGAAATTATGGCTCGGGAGGTGCTTAAACTGTTCCGTGCCTGCATCAATGTGAAGGGGGTTCAGCAGTACCGGGATGAGCGGGACATCATTAATACGGTCTACAAACGGCTGAAGCAGGATCAGGCACAGGCGGATATCACCCATATTATTCGGGAACTGCACGGTATTGTTGACGAGGCGATTGATACCCGGTCGGTGCGGGACGGAGACGACCAGAGCCGTTTATACGATATCAGCAAGATTGATTTTGACCGGCTGAAGCGGGAGTTTGAAGCGTCGCCGAAAAAGCAAACCACGGTTCAAAGCCTGAAGAATGCCATCGACCAGCGTCTGCATAAGCTGATGATGCAGAACCCGCTGCGGACGGATTTCCGGGAACACTACGAAAAACTGGTGGATGAGTATAACCAGGAGAAAAACCGGGTAGTGATTGAGAAGACCTTTGAGGCGCTGATAAAGCTGGTGTCTGACCTGAACAGGGAAGAGACCCGTGCGGTGCGGGAGGGGCTGAACGAGGAAACGCTGGCACTGTTTGACTTGCTGAAAAAGCCCGACCTGAGCAAAAAGGAGCTGGGGGCGATCAAGAAAGTAGCCAGGGATTTACTGGCGACCCTGAAAAACAAGCGGCTTAACGTGGCTAACTGGCAGGAAAAAGAGTCTACCCGTGATGCGGTGCGCCAGCAGATTTATGATTTTCTGTACGATGAGAATACCGGCTTGCCTGTGGACAGCTATGAAGTGGAGGATATTGGTCATCTGACGGATGATGTTTACCAGCATGTTGTGCGGGTGTATCCGGTGTTGCCGTCGCCGGTTTATTCGGCAGGGGTGCATTGA
- a CDS encoding restriction endonuclease subunit S — MSLVKAPIKDFALGIYDGPHATPKEATEGHIFLGIKNVTPEGRLDFSQIKYVSDEEFPKWTRRVTPQAGDVVFSYEATLHRYAVIPEGFDGCLGRRMGLVRPDRTKLLPRYLHYYFLSPIWQRYLETKVITGATVNRLPIKDFPSFLVTVPTLSEQARIVEILSAYDDLIENNRRRIQLLEESARLLYQEWFVHLRFPGHEHVKVVDGVPEGWRNSNIADFASVKSGYAFKSSDWQESGNPVIKIKNIGNNYDVNIDDCQCVNDNIAAKASRFELQTDNLLIAMTGATVGKIGFMPRTNTKYYLNQRTGVFVPVDKDLTLYLFCALAADTSQSMIDNLAAGAAQPNISGKQIESIPLLTPSTTTLNAFIEAVKPAFAQRQTLIEMNGKLAQARDLLLPRLMNGELTP; from the coding sequence ATGAGTTTGGTCAAAGCACCAATAAAAGACTTCGCTCTTGGGATTTATGACGGACCTCACGCTACCCCAAAAGAAGCGACAGAAGGTCATATCTTTCTGGGTATTAAGAATGTCACACCAGAAGGCAGGCTTGATTTTTCACAGATCAAGTATGTGTCTGATGAAGAGTTTCCAAAGTGGACCAGACGTGTAACCCCTCAAGCGGGTGACGTGGTGTTTTCTTACGAGGCGACGTTGCATCGTTATGCTGTCATACCTGAAGGATTTGATGGATGTCTCGGGCGGCGCATGGGTTTGGTTAGACCGGATAGAACCAAGCTCTTGCCACGCTATCTTCATTACTACTTCTTGTCTCCGATATGGCAACGTTATCTGGAAACTAAAGTCATAACGGGTGCAACAGTAAACCGTCTGCCAATAAAAGATTTTCCGAGCTTTCTGGTTACAGTACCAACTCTGAGTGAGCAAGCACGTATTGTTGAAATTTTATCGGCTTACGACGACCTGATCGAAAACAACCGTCGTCGTATTCAACTGCTGGAAGAGTCCGCCAGGCTGCTGTATCAGGAGTGGTTTGTCCATTTGCGCTTTCCCGGTCATGAGCATGTGAAGGTGGTGGATGGGGTGCCTGAGGGGTGGCGTAACAGTAACATCGCTGATTTTGCTTCTGTAAAATCTGGTTATGCTTTTAAAAGTAGCGATTGGCAGGAATCTGGTAACCCAGTCATAAAAATCAAGAATATTGGCAATAACTACGATGTTAATATAGATGACTGTCAATGTGTGAATGACAATATTGCCGCTAAAGCAAGTCGCTTTGAGTTGCAAACTGACAATTTACTAATTGCGATGACGGGCGCAACTGTAGGAAAAATTGGGTTTATGCCCAGAACCAATACAAAGTACTATTTAAATCAACGTACAGGCGTATTCGTTCCAGTAGATAAAGACTTAACATTGTACCTTTTTTGTGCGCTCGCAGCAGACACATCACAGAGTATGATTGACAATCTTGCAGCCGGAGCAGCACAACCCAATATTTCTGGTAAGCAAATTGAGTCAATTCCACTGTTAACTCCATCTACAACAACCTTAAATGCTTTCATTGAGGCAGTTAAACCTGCATTTGCTCAGAGACAGACACTTATAGAAATGAATGGGAAGCTCGCCCAGGCCCGAGACCTGCTACTCCCCCGCTTAATGAATGGAGAACTGACGCCATGA
- a CDS encoding class I SAM-dependent DNA methyltransferase: protein MSQLENIEAIERRLWKSADTLRSNSELASNEYFLPVMGLIFLRHAYSRFLAVQDDIVASLPSRGGKTRKITKQDFSGKSAIYLKEEAQFDHLIALTDSDDRSEAIIQAMESIESEYENLKGQLPKQEYRNIPNDVLKILLNTLNPEELQKASGDIFGRIYEYFLTQFADQGAHDGGEFFTPVSLVQLIVNVLEPDHGKIFDPACGSGGMFVQSAHFMEQHKHNPTELTFYGHEKNRVTTRLAKMNLAVHGLEGNVEGGDSAITYYKDPHSGLFGTVDYVMANPPFNVDEVDATKVKNDPRLPFGLPGENKNKKVPNANYLWVQYFYSYLNNTGKAGFVMSSQASSAGRDEAKVREALVKTGHVDAMVDIRGNFFYTRSVPCQLWFLNKAKPEAHKDKVLMIDARNVYRKVTRKIFDFSPEQQQNLTAIVWLYRGERRRFIELVIHYLNETLVRLTDALLPSQHQRALLWCGVKTRRQLRGLQQAVDTLQSPPELELETLGKALDQLFTDVAGLKQQASLCRPDASDTPLAEVHQREQAYLPFADTCRHLIKDVDHLVKLASGMTAQAITCLREELLLNDAEDNELSAAKKASEKGKSSQPLTASDEQRLKTLKATIDRMSSLRSSLQRNNKVVEQWRKQAVEQLKQVRYFHQQAHWLLSRFPEAELRDVEGLVKLVTQEEIEKADWSLTPGRYVGVAPEAVDEDFDFEAALKDIHIELEGLNEEAVVLAGRIARNFEGLGV, encoded by the coding sequence ATGTCCCAACTGGAAAATATTGAAGCCATAGAAAGACGTCTGTGGAAGTCTGCTGATACGCTGCGGAGTAACTCAGAGCTGGCCAGTAACGAATATTTTCTGCCGGTGATGGGGCTGATTTTCTTGCGCCATGCTTACAGCCGTTTTCTGGCTGTGCAAGATGATATTGTTGCCAGCCTGCCCAGCCGTGGCGGTAAGACCCGGAAAATCACCAAGCAGGATTTTTCGGGCAAAAGCGCCATCTATCTGAAAGAAGAAGCACAGTTTGACCACCTGATTGCGCTGACGGATTCCGATGATCGCAGCGAGGCCATTATTCAGGCCATGGAGTCCATCGAGTCGGAGTACGAAAACCTGAAAGGGCAGCTGCCCAAGCAGGAATACCGCAATATCCCCAACGATGTCCTGAAGATTCTGTTAAACACCCTGAACCCGGAAGAGCTGCAAAAGGCCAGCGGTGATATTTTTGGCCGTATCTACGAATACTTCCTGACCCAGTTCGCCGACCAGGGCGCACACGACGGCGGTGAGTTTTTTACGCCGGTATCGCTGGTGCAGCTGATCGTGAATGTTCTGGAACCGGATCACGGTAAAATCTTCGATCCGGCCTGCGGTTCCGGCGGCATGTTTGTGCAGAGCGCCCACTTTATGGAGCAGCATAAACACAACCCCACCGAACTGACGTTTTACGGGCATGAGAAAAACCGGGTAACGACCCGTCTGGCAAAAATGAATCTGGCGGTTCACGGGCTGGAAGGCAATGTCGAAGGCGGTGACAGTGCCATCACCTACTACAAAGACCCCCACAGCGGGCTGTTTGGCACCGTGGATTATGTGATGGCCAATCCACCGTTTAACGTGGATGAAGTGGACGCCACCAAGGTGAAGAATGACCCCCGCCTGCCCTTTGGTCTACCGGGTGAGAACAAAAACAAAAAGGTGCCCAATGCCAACTATCTGTGGGTGCAGTATTTCTACAGCTATCTGAACAACACGGGTAAGGCCGGGTTTGTTATGTCTTCCCAGGCATCCAGCGCCGGGCGGGATGAGGCCAAGGTGCGGGAGGCTCTGGTAAAAACCGGGCATGTGGACGCCATGGTGGATATTCGGGGTAACTTCTTTTACACCCGTTCCGTTCCCTGTCAGCTGTGGTTTCTGAACAAGGCTAAGCCGGAAGCCCATAAAGACAAGGTGCTGATGATTGATGCCCGCAATGTTTACCGCAAGGTGACTCGCAAGATTTTCGACTTCAGCCCCGAGCAGCAGCAGAACCTGACGGCCATTGTCTGGCTCTACCGGGGTGAACGTCGCCGCTTTATTGAGCTGGTGATTCACTACCTGAATGAAACCCTGGTGCGCCTGACCGATGCCCTGTTGCCCAGCCAGCACCAACGGGCTTTGCTCTGGTGTGGGGTAAAAACCCGTCGGCAGCTCAGGGGCTTGCAGCAGGCTGTGGATACCCTGCAATCGCCACCGGAACTGGAGCTGGAAACCCTTGGCAAGGCGCTTGACCAGCTGTTTACCGACGTTGCCGGGCTGAAGCAGCAAGCGTCCCTCTGCCGTCCTGATGCCAGTGATACGCCGTTGGCAGAAGTACACCAGCGGGAGCAGGCGTACCTGCCGTTTGCTGACACCTGTCGTCATCTGATCAAAGACGTGGATCATCTGGTCAAGCTGGCATCCGGGATGACGGCGCAGGCGATTACCTGTCTGCGGGAAGAGTTGCTGCTGAACGACGCTGAAGACAATGAGTTGTCGGCAGCGAAAAAAGCCAGTGAAAAAGGCAAGTCAAGCCAGCCGCTCACCGCATCCGACGAGCAAAGGCTGAAAACCCTGAAAGCCACCATTGACCGGATGAGCAGTCTTCGCAGCAGCCTGCAACGCAACAATAAAGTGGTTGAGCAGTGGCGCAAACAGGCGGTCGAGCAGCTGAAGCAGGTGCGTTATTTCCACCAGCAGGCGCACTGGTTACTGTCCCGTTTTCCGGAAGCGGAACTGCGGGATGTTGAGGGGCTGGTGAAGCTGGTGACGCAGGAAGAGATTGAAAAGGCGGACTGGAGTCTGACGCCGGGGCGTTATGTGGGGGTTGCACCGGAAGCGGTGGATGAGGATTTCGATTTTGAGGCGGCTTTGAAGGATATTCATATTGAGCTGGAAGGGTTGAACGAGGAAGCGGTGGTGCTGGCAGGCAGGATTGCTCGTAACTTTGAGGGGTTGGGGGTATGA